The proteins below are encoded in one region of Polynucleobacter sp. AP-Nino-20-G2:
- a CDS encoding branched-chain amino acid ABC transporter substrate-binding protein, with translation MKSIVSALVLALCSSLSFTVSAKDTVKIAYIGPLTGGVSANGIGGRNSADLAVRMRNQDPNAKYKYELVTADDECKPNVGVQVATKIASDSSIIAGVTHYCSAVAMSTVDVYHKFGLPVMVWGAVLPEITYGNDFKEVHRVNGTMINQNEVAAKFLTGLGYKKWVIIHDTTDYGKGHNKYFTQFLTKNGGQILGTFGVTADQQDFTAELTKIKELKPEVVYFGGLTPIGIRIRTQMDRLGIKAVFEGTSGIKSDAYIEGLGKLSEGSLSFIEGAPWEKLPGGLEFIAKYNQQKYPDAPEAYGPFAYTAANLIMDAIEKAGPNRKKVMDVLNKTNNVETIIGKVSFDDHRQNIVPLISKYVAQDGKWVVWEDSLYAKKQRKLGQ, from the coding sequence ATGAAATCCATCGTTTCAGCTTTAGTCCTTGCTCTTTGTTCCAGTCTTTCCTTTACCGTCTCCGCAAAAGATACAGTCAAAATTGCTTATATTGGACCTTTGACCGGCGGGGTATCCGCAAACGGAATAGGTGGCCGCAACTCGGCTGATCTTGCTGTACGCATGAGAAATCAAGACCCTAATGCGAAATACAAATATGAACTCGTTACCGCTGATGATGAGTGCAAGCCAAACGTAGGTGTTCAGGTTGCAACCAAGATTGCTTCTGATAGTTCAATTATTGCTGGCGTCACTCATTACTGCTCAGCTGTTGCAATGAGTACTGTTGATGTTTATCACAAGTTTGGTTTGCCAGTCATGGTTTGGGGCGCAGTTCTCCCGGAGATTACTTACGGCAATGACTTCAAAGAGGTTCACCGTGTAAACGGCACGATGATTAACCAGAATGAGGTTGCAGCTAAGTTTCTGACTGGCTTGGGCTACAAGAAGTGGGTCATCATTCATGACACAACCGATTACGGCAAAGGCCATAACAAATACTTTACTCAGTTCTTGACTAAAAATGGCGGTCAGATTTTGGGTACTTTCGGTGTCACTGCTGACCAACAAGACTTTACCGCTGAGCTCACCAAAATTAAAGAGCTCAAGCCTGAAGTGGTCTACTTCGGCGGCTTAACTCCTATTGGTATTCGTATTCGTACGCAGATGGATCGCCTCGGGATTAAAGCGGTATTCGAGGGCACCTCAGGCATTAAGTCTGACGCCTATATCGAAGGCTTGGGCAAACTATCAGAAGGCTCCTTGTCATTTATTGAAGGCGCGCCTTGGGAAAAATTACCCGGTGGCTTAGAGTTTATTGCGAAGTACAACCAGCAAAAATATCCTGATGCCCCTGAAGCATATGGCCCGTTCGCATACACTGCTGCCAATCTCATCATGGACGCGATTGAGAAGGCTGGTCCGAATCGCAAGAAGGTAATGGATGTATTAAATAAAACGAATAACGTTGAGACCATTATCGGCAAGGTGAGCTTTGATGATCATCGTCAGAACATTGTTCCCTTGATTTCTAAATATGTCGCCCAAGATGGTAAGTGGGTAGTTTGGGAAGATAGCTTGTATGCCAAAAAGCAGCGCAAGTTAGGGCAATAA
- a CDS encoding branched-chain amino acid ABC transporter permease gives MSFDIFLQYLLNGLMLGVIYAIVAVGFTLYFGVLDVIKFSHGDILMVGAFAGLTAYIGIAGTFDSPWLQLLVLVLISLSVAAFLGAVIARYLILPLQKAPPINTLLVTLMLGLALREAVRLFYPNGSNPKPFPRLLPTDGIVLGDFTLRSDSLILLLTGIICIVAVQRLITRSKIGLAIRAVAQDSETARIMGINFRQIVLITFMLGSALAALAGLMNGLYYNEVNFSMGLLLGVIGFSAAVVGGLGNFYGAIVGGFLFAGLQTIGAVLLPAILPDVPSAYKDVFAFTVIIIIMGLKPTGLISEKSSERV, from the coding sequence ATGTCGTTTGATATCTTTTTGCAATACCTGCTTAACGGCTTAATGTTAGGCGTCATATATGCGATTGTTGCTGTTGGCTTCACTCTTTACTTTGGTGTCTTGGATGTTATTAAGTTCTCGCATGGCGATATCTTGATGGTGGGTGCCTTCGCAGGCCTCACTGCTTATATCGGTATTGCGGGTACGTTTGACTCCCCTTGGCTGCAGCTGCTGGTATTAGTGTTAATTAGTCTTTCAGTTGCTGCTTTTTTGGGTGCCGTGATCGCCCGATATTTAATCTTACCTCTGCAAAAAGCGCCTCCCATCAATACCTTATTGGTAACGTTAATGCTGGGTTTGGCGCTACGTGAAGCGGTACGCTTGTTTTACCCAAATGGCTCTAATCCAAAGCCTTTCCCACGGTTGCTGCCAACAGATGGGATTGTTCTTGGTGATTTCACCTTGCGATCTGATAGTTTGATTTTGCTCCTAACAGGCATTATTTGCATTGTTGCTGTTCAACGTTTGATTACCCGCAGCAAGATTGGTTTGGCGATTAGAGCAGTTGCACAAGACAGTGAAACCGCTCGCATTATGGGCATTAACTTTCGCCAAATCGTTTTAATTACATTCATGTTGGGCTCCGCTCTGGCTGCTTTAGCTGGATTAATGAATGGGCTGTATTACAACGAAGTCAATTTCAGTATGGGCTTACTTCTCGGAGTCATTGGATTTTCTGCTGCTGTGGTTGGTGGCCTTGGCAATTTTTATGGAGCAATTGTTGGGGGCTTCCTCTTTGCTGGACTCCAGACAATTGGCGCCGTCTTGTTGCCAGCCATCTTGCCGGATGTCCCTAGTGCCTATAAAGACGTTTTTGCCTTCACAGTCATCATCATTATTATGGGATTAAAGCCAACTGGCTTGATTTCTGAAAAATCAAGCGAGCGAGTGTAA
- a CDS encoding branched-chain amino acid ABC transporter permease, whose amino-acid sequence MKLLMTTFVLGLLYSILLLGSENQLEVGGLVALAFIVSLVGKKMGLMERLASAVREHPQFPAYASVAGVLITMVVFHNSHFALLMLATVLIYSMVCLGLNIQFGYVGIVNFAGAAFFGIGSYTVAILASHTAIPHLAILILAACASALIGCILIYPVLRTRGHYAALVTIAFGILFRNFLEVNDTLGGPQGMKIPPLNLFGWNLSDGIEIFGFEVSFYIPYLLIALILLILSFKITRNLERSWVGLSMDMVRTDEIAASTFGVNIAHWKIVAFTLGNFIAGMAGALYGMMTAYVAPNNFTFADSLILVSIVILGGIGNPWGIIPAAAIVVILPEKLQFIQEYRFLLYAIVVILILLFRPDGLLPRRIREYFPGNKVGGKK is encoded by the coding sequence ATGAAGCTATTAATGACTACTTTTGTATTGGGTTTGCTCTATAGCATTCTATTGCTAGGTTCCGAGAATCAGCTTGAGGTAGGGGGTTTAGTTGCCCTTGCTTTCATTGTCAGTCTGGTTGGAAAGAAAATGGGTTTAATGGAGCGCCTCGCATCGGCGGTCCGCGAGCATCCGCAATTTCCTGCTTATGCTTCAGTTGCTGGCGTGCTCATCACGATGGTGGTGTTTCATAACTCCCATTTTGCTTTACTGATGCTCGCAACAGTGTTGATTTATTCGATGGTGTGCCTTGGCTTAAACATCCAGTTCGGTTATGTCGGCATCGTAAACTTTGCTGGAGCAGCGTTCTTTGGTATCGGCAGCTATACAGTAGCAATTTTGGCCTCCCATACCGCCATTCCTCATCTGGCCATCTTAATCTTGGCTGCCTGCGCTTCGGCTTTGATTGGTTGCATTTTGATCTACCCCGTTTTGAGAACTCGGGGTCACTATGCGGCATTGGTAACGATTGCTTTCGGCATTTTGTTCCGTAATTTTCTAGAGGTGAATGACACTCTTGGCGGCCCCCAGGGAATGAAGATTCCACCGCTGAATCTATTTGGATGGAATTTATCCGATGGAATTGAAATCTTTGGATTCGAAGTTTCCTTTTACATTCCATATCTTTTGATCGCGTTAATCCTGTTGATATTAAGCTTCAAAATCACTCGTAATTTGGAGCGTTCATGGGTAGGCCTCAGTATGGATATGGTTCGCACGGATGAGATTGCTGCATCAACATTTGGCGTCAATATTGCCCACTGGAAAATTGTCGCCTTTACCCTGGGTAACTTTATTGCTGGTATGGCTGGCGCCCTCTACGGGATGATGACTGCCTATGTGGCTCCGAATAACTTTACCTTTGCTGATTCATTGATTCTTGTTTCTATCGTTATTCTGGGCGGCATTGGTAATCCATGGGGAATTATTCCCGCGGCAGCTATTGTGGTTATCCTTCCTGAAAAATTGCAATTTATCCAAGAGTACCGCTTTCTCTTATATGCAATTGTGGTCATCTTGATTTTGTTATTCCGCCCCGACGGCTTGCTCCCCCGACGAATTCGAGAGTATTTCCCTGGGAATAAGGTAGGGGGTAAGAAATGA
- a CDS encoding ABC transporter ATP-binding protein: MSQSKNKILEAHQLTMRFGGVTALDSLDLYVNEGEVLGLLGPNGSGKTTFFNVITGLYRATSGNVTFRGKDLTDASAQDVYREAITRTFQRSRLSLPLTVFDNIAIGDNRRLNTGLLFNLFQRNQFKAEYDRVVEQVNQLLLTFNPKLAGKIFEPVASLPMIDRRRIEICRALISEPDLLLLDEPSAGMTHDETAEVMDDILQVRSKIKPFTIILIEHEMGLIQRMTERCIVLNYGKKIAEGTYEEIVNNPEVQVAYLGQE; the protein is encoded by the coding sequence ATGAGTCAGTCTAAAAATAAAATACTAGAGGCTCACCAGCTCACTATGCGATTTGGTGGTGTCACCGCGCTTGATTCTTTGGATCTTTATGTCAACGAGGGCGAAGTGCTTGGGCTCTTGGGCCCCAATGGCTCGGGTAAGACTACATTTTTTAATGTGATTACAGGTTTGTATCGCGCTACTTCCGGCAATGTGACTTTCCGCGGAAAGGATCTTACTGACGCAAGTGCTCAGGACGTATACAGGGAGGCGATTACTCGTACATTTCAGCGCTCCAGATTATCGTTGCCCTTAACCGTATTTGACAATATCGCAATTGGCGATAATCGTCGTCTTAATACCGGTCTTTTATTTAACTTGTTTCAACGCAATCAATTTAAAGCTGAGTATGACCGGGTTGTTGAGCAGGTAAATCAATTACTGCTGACATTTAATCCAAAATTGGCTGGAAAAATATTTGAGCCGGTAGCGAGTCTTCCAATGATTGACCGACGTCGTATCGAGATCTGTCGAGCCTTGATTAGCGAGCCTGATCTACTATTGCTCGATGAGCCTTCGGCAGGTATGACACATGATGAAACCGCTGAGGTGATGGATGATATTTTGCAGGTACGCAGCAAAATTAAACCATTCACGATTATTTTGATTGAACATGAGATGGGCTTGATTCAGCGCATGACCGAGCGATGTATTGTTTTGAATTACGGCAAAAAAATCGCTGAAGGTACTTACGAAGAGATTGTTAACAACCCTGAAGTTCAAGTCGCCTACTTGGGGCAAGAGTAA
- a CDS encoding ABC transporter ATP-binding protein, translated as MNLLNIHNIYTAYDRIDVLEDVSIEVKQGEITCILGANGAGKSTLIRSILGLTPANRGKILFKGVDITSFPSHRIIEQGIACVPEGRRVFSRMTVDENLSAGAYLVKDKNVIEERREHVKTLFPRLAERSTQLAGTMSGGEQAMLAISRSLMSSPDLLIFDEPSLGLSPLFVKENFKIIKEINQLGTTVLLVEQNVRQTLAIAHRGYVISKGRVVAQGDAQELAENAEVQAAYFG; from the coding sequence ATGAACTTATTAAACATTCATAATATTTATACCGCCTACGATCGCATTGATGTATTGGAAGATGTATCAATTGAGGTGAAGCAGGGTGAAATTACATGCATCTTAGGTGCTAATGGGGCTGGTAAATCAACCCTAATACGATCCATACTGGGATTAACCCCGGCAAATCGAGGAAAGATTCTCTTTAAGGGCGTGGATATCACCAGTTTTCCTTCCCACAGAATTATTGAGCAGGGCATTGCCTGTGTTCCTGAAGGGCGTCGTGTCTTCTCTCGCATGACTGTAGACGAGAACCTGTCGGCCGGAGCATATTTGGTTAAAGATAAGAATGTGATTGAAGAGCGCCGCGAACATGTAAAGACTCTTTTCCCCCGCCTAGCTGAACGATCGACACAACTGGCTGGAACAATGTCTGGGGGCGAGCAGGCCATGCTTGCAATTAGTCGTAGCCTCATGAGTTCACCAGATTTATTGATCTTTGATGAACCATCCTTAGGTTTGTCCCCGCTATTTGTAAAAGAGAATTTCAAGATCATTAAAGAGATTAATCAACTGGGAACGACAGTGCTCTTGGTGGAGCAGAATGTACGTCAAACCTTGGCTATAGCCCATCGTGGCTACGTCATCTCCAAAGGCAGGGTGGTTGCTCAGGGTGATGCTCAAGAGTTGGCTGAAAACGCTGAAGTGCAAGCGGCCTATTTCGGATAG